CCAAACTCATACTATCTCACATTTAACACTTCATATGCCTTTCCTATGCCCTAAACAACATATACATGCACTCGTCATCTCCACACCTCCTCTATAATTACCAAACACTACACTCCATTACctcccatatatacaataatcgtaAACTATAAACATACACCACCCACCTTACTTAGACCATCACCCTATATCCATCATGTATCCCGCCTCATTAAACCGGCTCTTAGTCATTAAATCATAATATCACATCCAGCACATATTCACACGGACGCtacagaatactgccaTACCACACCCCATCACTATATATGGCACTCACCTAAACAGTTTATATCCTGTGCCATTTATTATCTCTACCCATTTCTGTCACATCTAACTATCCACAACTAATCACTTATCCTTGTGGACCATACAACTGCACTCAGTACTTCAATACTCTAACACCTTGACTATACATCAGCTTCTGCATTACGCCATTGTTAACATAActcatatatacaatacaatcaccaccatcacatCACCCCCATGCCCTCCACTCTCTAACATCATACTGCTCTCCTCACCTCAATACATATCCACTGACATTGACTCTACTAACTGCACTCCACCTACCATACTACAGTTATATAAGTGCACTAACACATGAATATTAACATAAACGCACCAATATATGAATACTTTACCCATCAGCATATCATTGCTAACATAGAAtacacaatatcatcatcacaaTTTTCTGCCATTAcagtattctcaatatcttctgaacataaataccagcacatacgcacacggaTGCTACATAAAATAATCCAATCACTTTAACCCCTACTCAAATTCcattattcatcatcatactCTTCCTCTACCATTAtctcctttcttcttatatatcCTTCGCATACTACTCTCACGTCACATGAAcataaaatatcatcacctAAATCCAAGTTTTAGGTCCAGTATCTCCATTCCATGCACTACACTATAATACAATtacatacgcacacggacgctatagaatataacatACTTATATAGCGCTACcatataatatcattactttcatttttcctaTAATAAGTCTctccattttatattttttaactatttttcacttttcataaaatattcaccagTCATTTTTAATCTTCTATAATCTTTActaatcattatttcatttacaTTATCCATCTATACCCCTTTTGTACCTCATAACATATACTATCCCTTTGGTTACTCAGTAAATTGCATTCACGAAATGAACTTTACACAATCTCATTCCGTGATCCATTCCGCCGccgtttcaaaaataacataATTGATCGAGaggtttataatattaatatacacatattcaACTATATACACCGTcaaatcatatttttttatttttcattcccTCCTAATGTCCGTAGGATTTCATTCGTAAAAGCATGTTACCTATTTAGCAATGGTGTAAATACCATCCTTAGACAAAGCACTAGAGATGGCTGGTCTCAATCTGGTGGAGTACCATGGGACACCagtgatcattctggtcACTTGGTCTGGAGCAATACCGGTCAACATCGTAGTGAAGTCACCGTAGTTGAAGACAGCTTGAGCGACTTCAACTGGGTAGGTTTCAGTTGGGTGGGcggcttggaacaagtagtatTGGGCCAAGTGAGCTCTGATATCGGAAACGTAGAcacccaattcaaccaagttgactctttcgtcggattgagctagggtggtggtggcagaGGCACCGGCAGCTAGAGcggcgacaccagcagcgattgaagttaatttgaccattgtattttttgtttgtcTTTGATGATTGTTTTGTTGTTATATTAATTTGactggaaagaaaagagtgAGGACATACCCCTAAGATATCTAATCAGAGCTGCTCTATTTAtacgatttctttgaccagTTTGTTGCTACACAAACGAATTAGTGGACGCTCACCATTCATCGCATACTTCTTCCCACCTTAGCTCTCACACCCATATTCATTGTCACTATGCGAATGTACATGTCCTTGAACGACTTCGACAGCTCTCGTATAAGAAGGCACGTTTTGTATTGTCCATATTCTCTCGTATGTGccgaaaagaagaatgccAATTATAGGGGAGCCGGGGTACCTTAAAAACCCTTTTTCGTGCCTGTAATACTTCCTTTCTTGGCCAAAGAGAAGATCCGCGTGCTTGGTTTGGACCCTCGTTCAGATGCCCATTATCCAAGCCTAGATTAATATGCGCTAACCTGTGGTGGCTTCTATTCTCTCCATAGTAAAAGTTGAAAGTTTGGTGTGTATTTTATGAATCGTACCCTGTGGGCGGCTTACGATCCTGTACACTACCACCAAGGTCGTCGAAATCAGGTACGTGCAATTAGAGAGGATCTAGTATTGGAACGAGGGCAATTTCCACCAAGCTACTCCAGCAGTCTTGTCAGAATTAATGTTGAGATGAATTGGAACAGGCGTCAAAGCTGTGTGCAATGAGAAATGACTAGGTGcaatgtttgtttttttgttttagaaaaaaaaaagaaagacagAAACCACTAGATggttttggtttttttctGATTCACCCTCCAAATCTTTTCCGTTGGAAGAGTTTGATACTCCTTACAGTGCTCAATCAATAATTGAATATTCATATCTGTATTAAAGGGTCATAGGCAGATGCTTATTGCGCTTCCCAGATGTATGGCGATAGTTTGCGCTGGCGATCAGTTGCATCAAAGACAAACTTTTCGCTCATGAGAACTTTCTGC
This genomic window from Saccharomyces kudriavzevii IFO 1802 strain IFO1802 genome assembly, chromosome: 12 contains:
- the PAU18 gene encoding seripauperin PAU18 (similar to Saccharomyces cerevisiae PAU18 (YLL064C)) is translated as MVKLTSIAAGVAALAAGASATTTLAQSDERVNLVELGVYVSDIRAHLAQYYLFQAAHPTETYPVEVAQAVFNYGDFTTMLTGIAPDQVTRMITGVPWYSTRLRPAISSALSKDGIYTIAK